tgttattaCCCCAGCTTGGATAATCATAAGATAATGCAGTTATCTTATGATATCCTAAGTAAGGAATGTAACGTGTCGCAAACAAATCTGCACAATTTCTTGGAAGCGGCCATAAGTGAATATAATGATATTCCTTATCATAATGCTACCCATGGGTTCAATGCATTATATAATGGGAATATCTTATTGAAACTTATGAATAAACCAAATAATGAACGACAGGTCaagtttattttcttaGCCTGTTGCTTATTGCACGATATAGGCCATCCGGGTGTTATTTGTTGTGGACAcgaaaaaattgatttagAGAATCATCATGCAGAACTCATAAAAAAGCTGTTATCGAAATTTTTGCCAGAGTACGTGACAGAAGTTAATATAAAGTTAATTACGGAGTTGATTTAATCTACGAATTTGAATTTGCATAGTGAGCTgttaaatacatttaaatacaaatatttagaccccaaatttaaaaataacatagaACAAAATTCAATCGATTTAACAATgctaattaaaatttcagaTATTGGAGCATCgtacaaaaaatttgatgATTTCATGTGTGGAAGTAAAAAGCTTGAGGAAGAAATGTTTGgtaaaaatactaaatataCCAGTAAAAGACTTGAAAAGGATGAATgctttttgataaattattcCTTGCCACTAGCAGAAGTGTTTTCTACAGTTTTTAcagattttaaatttttacatgaAAAAGCCATTGAAAAtctaagaaaaataaaaaaaatacaataaaaaatattatttaaaaaaataaagttctTTGTTCCtattaatacattttttgaatCATTTTTCTGGTGTTTTCCGTTGTAGGGATGTAAAAGCTGCTTAAAactttagaaaaaaaaatcataaagaGACTGCTTATAAATAATCACTgattgtttattataatctATGGATTATACGAAATATCACGCAAATAAATAGTTTTCTGAATAAATTCCCTAGCTTCaatttagatatttatagCAGAACTTGTCTTGGTACTGCTCGGGATTTTcagttttttaaagataatggtttttcaaaattatttttttttcaactCAGATTTTTCAGCAAAATTCTTCTTAAACGACATTATGTCTTTAACAGTCGCCTATTTGTTAGTACGCTTTCAGCTCTAGCCATTTATTCCCATCCTGTATATTCTTAAAGTATCCTTGTTGCGCTCGAAAGAGTTGGACTTTAAAGTTTTCTCTAGTACAACagagttttttatttatgtaatTCTTGTCCTCCATTTCCTTACATCTCTTAAAAATTgggataataaaaatatcaacaGAGTGGATGTACGCTTTAAGGCAGGGTTGTATTTTAAGCTCCCCGATGTACATTCTGTGATATTCGTCTCCACTCAATCTCGCGTCATTACTAAATATTAATCTTGTGAATGATTTATCTATTCGTCCCGAATAATTTGCAAGAAGGTCAATTCCTTAGTTTTAATTCGCGGCTATGTTATTCGCCCCTGTTggtattaaatttttatatgagGATAATGTCTTCTTTTTGTCAAATACAAGAATGTCAGGCGTATTATGGGCCGCTTTTGTATAATTGGATATCTTCCATCCACTCTTATTTACGCACGATTATTTTCCATGATCTCTTTACTTAGTGTCAACGTATTgtattattctttttaacCCGAAGTAATTTCATATAAGAGTTCGATGCATCTAGCCGCCTCGTTTTGTCTTTTCATGTAATCAACCCCAACATTCGATCACACTTGGTAGCTAATGAACAAGGTCTTTCTGTGAGATTTGAATGAAGACATTGTTT
Above is a window of Vairimorpha necatrix chromosome 2, complete sequence DNA encoding:
- a CDS encoding phosphodiesterase, which translates into the protein MTIENTKENKKQLKELFLCYYPSLDNHKIMQLSYDILSKECNVSQTNLHNFLEAAISEYNDIPYHNATHGFNALYNGNILLKLMNKPNNERQVKFIFLACCLLHDIGHPGVICCGHEKIDLENHHAELIKKLLSKFLPEYVTEVNIKLITDELLNTFKYKYLDPKFKNNIEQNSIDLTMLIKISDIGASYKKFDDFMCGSKKLEEEMFGKNTKYTSKRLEKDECFLINYSLPLAEVFSTVFTDFKFLHEKAIENLRKIKKIQ